A section of the Chryseobacterium ginsenosidimutans genome encodes:
- the feoB gene encoding ferrous iron transport protein B produces MQEIQKKQVLLVGNPNVGKSTVFNALSNKKQKTGNYAGVTVASHSGNYIYKNEDVEIIDLPGSYSIYPSSEDEAIFSKFLIDNQNDYAGVIYILEALSLKRGLLLFQQIQDLGIPMILVVNQIDQAERRGINIDIQKFSEALGIKIIQTNAKEHIGINEIKEAVLNNEFVKACKISFETPVEHKDFIQKLASHKGFDNDYKAWMSLSLGTDLGRIESITGLMNEPDSKSLVPKRLQVQETVRRYQNVDKILSNVITKKPQFKELLTEKLDKVLVHKFWGYVVFLLILLIIFQSVFFLAEYPMNWIDDLFSWLAAFSADNLPKGPINSLISNGIVPGIGGIVVFAPQIGILLYFLYLLEDSGYMARVVFLMDRLLRPFGLNGKSIVPLVSGTACAIPAVISTRNIENLKERLLTILVTPFMTCSARLPVYSIIIGLIISDDTFLGIKYKALVLMGMYLLGFAVALFSAAILKRFIKNKGKTYLVMDLPTYKKPLFLYDFKMVLGKVWDFITGAGKIIFIVSIIIWFLSYFGPKQKPDQFVATNVELDHSYLAKMGKGIEPVIAPLGYDWKMGVGILTSFVAREVFVGTMSTLYSLEDDAPEVKVIDKMRRDVKPNGEKVFSFATGVSVLLFYAFAMQCISTLAVVYRETKSWRWTGLQLTMMTGLAYFVSMLVYQILK; encoded by the coding sequence ATGCAGGAAATTCAAAAAAAACAGGTACTTTTAGTCGGAAATCCGAATGTAGGAAAGTCAACGGTTTTTAATGCTTTGAGTAATAAAAAGCAGAAAACCGGAAACTACGCAGGGGTTACCGTTGCAAGTCATTCTGGAAATTACATCTACAAAAATGAGGATGTTGAGATTATAGATTTACCCGGATCGTACAGTATTTATCCTAGTTCAGAAGACGAAGCTATTTTTTCTAAGTTTCTTATTGATAATCAGAACGATTACGCTGGAGTTATTTATATTCTCGAAGCATTGAGCTTAAAAAGAGGTCTTCTTTTGTTTCAGCAGATTCAGGATCTAGGTATTCCGATGATTTTGGTTGTTAATCAGATCGATCAGGCAGAAAGAAGAGGGATCAACATTGATATTCAGAAATTCTCAGAAGCTTTAGGTATTAAAATTATTCAGACCAATGCCAAAGAACACATTGGAATTAATGAAATTAAAGAAGCTGTTCTAAACAATGAATTTGTAAAAGCCTGCAAAATTTCCTTTGAAACGCCTGTTGAACATAAAGATTTTATTCAGAAATTGGCTTCTCACAAAGGTTTCGACAATGATTATAAAGCTTGGATGAGCCTTTCTTTGGGAACAGATCTGGGCAGAATAGAGTCGATCACAGGTTTAATGAACGAGCCGGATTCTAAAAGTCTGGTTCCGAAAAGATTACAGGTTCAGGAAACAGTAAGAAGATATCAGAACGTTGACAAGATTTTGTCCAATGTCATTACTAAAAAGCCACAGTTCAAAGAATTGTTGACGGAAAAGTTAGACAAAGTTTTAGTCCATAAATTTTGGGGATATGTAGTTTTCCTATTGATTTTATTAATCATTTTTCAAAGTGTTTTCTTTTTGGCAGAATACCCCATGAACTGGATTGATGATCTTTTTTCATGGTTAGCAGCTTTTTCGGCAGACAATTTACCCAAAGGACCAATCAATTCATTGATTTCAAACGGAATTGTTCCTGGAATCGGAGGAATCGTAGTTTTTGCACCGCAAATTGGGATTTTATTATATTTCCTTTATTTATTGGAAGATTCAGGATATATGGCAAGAGTCGTTTTCCTGATGGACAGGCTTTTGCGTCCGTTCGGATTAAACGGAAAGAGTATTGTTCCTTTAGTTTCAGGAACAGCATGTGCAATTCCGGCGGTAATTTCAACCAGAAATATTGAAAATTTAAAAGAAAGATTGCTCACTATTTTGGTGACGCCTTTTATGACGTGTTCTGCAAGGCTTCCGGTGTACAGTATCATCATTGGATTAATTATTTCAGACGACACTTTTTTAGGAATAAAATATAAAGCTTTAGTTTTAATGGGGATGTATCTGCTTGGTTTTGCTGTGGCATTATTTTCCGCAGCGATTCTTAAAAGATTTATTAAAAATAAAGGTAAAACCTATTTGGTAATGGATTTGCCAACTTACAAAAAACCGCTTTTTCTTTATGATTTTAAAATGGTTTTGGGTAAAGTGTGGGATTTTATTACAGGAGCAGGAAAAATTATTTTCATTGTAAGTATTATCATTTGGTTTCTTAGTTATTTCGGACCAAAGCAGAAACCGGATCAATTTGTTGCAACAAATGTTGAGCTTGACCATTCTTATTTAGCTAAAATGGGAAAAGGAATCGAGCCCGTAATTGCACCACTTGGATACGACTGGAAAATGGGTGTAGGCATTCTCACAAGCTTCGTGGCAAGAGAAGTTTTCGTAGGAACAATGTCAACATTATACAGCCTGGAAGATGATGCTCCGGAGGTAAAAGTAATCGATAAAATGAGAAGAGATGTAAAACCGAACGGCGAAAAAGTCTTCAGTTTTGCGACGGGTGTTTCCGTTCTTTTATTTTACGCATTTGCAATGCAGTGTATTTCCACACTTGCAGTAGTCTACAGAGAAACCAAAAGCTGGAGATGGACCGGCTTGCAGTTAACTATGATGACCGGTTTGGCATATTTTGTGTCGATGTTAGTATATCAAATATTAAAATAA
- a CDS encoding FeoA family protein, with translation MLALKDKGLDKLSGFPKNKMGKILGYDNDSLKMPNKIIEMGLLPETSFRILYQAPFSGPMYVEFGDEKSRIALREEEGDYIIVEELN, from the coding sequence ATGTTGGCTTTGAAAGATAAGGGTTTAGATAAGTTGAGCGGATTTCCTAAAAACAAAATGGGAAAGATTTTGGGGTATGATAATGACAGTCTTAAAATGCCAAATAAGATCATCGAAATGGGGCTTCTTCCCGAAACTTCTTTCAGGATTTTGTATCAGGCACCTTTCAGCGGACCGATGTATGTGGAATTTGGGGATGAAAAAAGCCGTATTGCTCTTCGTGAAGAAGAAGGAGATTATATCATTGTTGAAGAATTGAATTAA
- a CDS encoding GLPGLI family protein, with amino-acid sequence MKKLFSIFFIALFAFASAQDKDSKETANRFFYELTFKPKKDSAKLEKVMSVLDIVKDRSIYRDYTVIAQDSILKIQLEMMQKSGVFKDLSKSIRMPKFSEKIVKTYPDMKIQYIERIASGFSPLAIGYNETIKFDWKISNEKEKIGAYNAQKATVEFGGKKWTAWFSSDLPFQDGPYKFSGLPGLIVKIEDEGKNYSWVLQGNKKIPNWEELSYMEKVSNMSLKVTDMPREKFEKTFNDFKKDPFATARPMMTQEIMSKTIPGMDGTIGDMMKKQEKMYKDFFNANDNPIEPPYEKLKVGKVEKVGKAD; translated from the coding sequence ATGAAGAAACTATTTTCAATATTTTTTATCGCTCTTTTTGCTTTTGCAAGCGCTCAGGATAAAGATTCTAAAGAAACAGCAAACCGTTTTTTTTATGAATTGACTTTCAAACCGAAAAAAGATTCTGCAAAACTTGAAAAAGTAATGTCTGTTCTGGATATTGTAAAAGATAGATCGATTTACAGAGATTATACGGTGATCGCCCAAGATTCTATTCTCAAAATTCAGCTCGAAATGATGCAGAAGTCAGGAGTTTTCAAAGATCTTTCTAAGTCTATCAGAATGCCTAAGTTTTCTGAAAAGATTGTAAAGACGTATCCCGACATGAAAATTCAGTATATCGAAAGAATTGCAAGTGGGTTCTCACCATTAGCTATTGGATATAATGAAACAATAAAATTCGACTGGAAAATTTCAAACGAAAAAGAAAAAATAGGTGCTTACAACGCTCAAAAAGCAACGGTAGAATTCGGAGGAAAAAAATGGACGGCTTGGTTTAGTTCAGATCTTCCGTTTCAGGATGGCCCTTACAAATTCTCGGGACTTCCGGGGCTTATCGTGAAAATAGAAGATGAAGGTAAAAACTATTCTTGGGTTCTTCAGGGGAATAAAAAGATTCCTAATTGGGAAGAATTATCTTACATGGAGAAGGTTTCAAATATGAGCCTAAAAGTAACGGATATGCCAAGAGAAAAGTTTGAGAAGACATTTAATGATTTCAAAAAAGATCCTTTCGCTACGGCAAGACCAATGATGACTCAGGAAATTATGTCTAAAACAATCCCGGGAATGGACGGAACAATCGGAGACATGATGAAGAAACAGGAAAAAATGTATAAAGATTTCTTCAATGCCAATGATAACCCAATCGAACCTCCTTACGAAAAATTAAAAGTAGGAAAAGTAGAAAAGGTCGGTAAAGCAGATTAA
- a CDS encoding DinB family protein → MDTLSQLKNELQEEYQTTRKFFEAYPEEKNDFAPHEKSMKLMPLATHIGEVFGWADTMLKTSDLDFANTDYQPKKLSTKEDLLKTLDENYNASNAALGNANENDLNETWALKNNGEEIAKWTKYGSIRHSLNQITHHRAQLGVYYRLNDIPLPGSYGPSADNPGF, encoded by the coding sequence ATGGACACTTTATCTCAATTAAAAAACGAACTCCAGGAAGAGTATCAAACCACCAGAAAGTTTTTTGAAGCTTATCCTGAAGAAAAAAATGATTTCGCACCGCACGAAAAAAGCATGAAACTGATGCCTCTTGCCACACATATCGGGGAAGTTTTCGGATGGGCAGATACTATGTTGAAAACATCTGATTTGGATTTCGCCAATACTGATTATCAGCCTAAAAAATTATCAACAAAAGAAGATCTGTTAAAAACTTTAGACGAAAATTATAACGCAAGTAATGCGGCTTTAGGAAATGCAAATGAAAACGACCTCAACGAAACATGGGCCTTGAAAAACAACGGCGAGGAAATAGCAAAGTGGACAAAATACGGATCTATCCGTCATAGCCTGAACCAGATTACGCATCACAGAGCACAACTTGGCGTTTATTACAGACTGAATGACATTCCGTTACCGGGAAGCTATGGCCCTTCTGCTGATAATCCAGGGTTTTAA